GGAAGCGTATTATGAAAACACGGTTCAGTTCTAAACTCAAATAGTTATAACCACGATGTCTCAGTTTCCAAATATTCAGTGCTTCATATTCAGTGCgttattagaatattttgtcGAAAGTGCTAGAATTTTAGCAGTGCTACCAGTTCCTTCAATCAGTCACCAAATAGTATACAGACCTTTAACTCAAGAATTAGCAAGACGAGGTCATGAAGTGACAGTCATCACACCAGATCCAGCATTTCCTAAAGGGAAAACACCACCAAATTTAACAGAAATTGATGTACATGATAGCTACAAGATTTGGACAGAGCGACTCAATACTATCCCAGAAAACAAAGAAAGAGATGCTTTGGAAGAATTAGAAATATTCTTAGACTTAGGCTATGAATTGAGTGATGCGCAGCTATCTCACGAAGATGTTAAAGCTTTgatcaaaaacaaaaaggaaGACTATTTTGATTTGCTCATAATAGAATCGTGTGAAACAATTAGTTTGGGATATTCGCACATATTTACGGCGCCAGTGATTCTAATTAGTTCTCTGTCTCAGTCTTACGACGAAATTGATATGATAGGGGCAGCTATACACCCAATCCTGTACACTTCTATACATAAGATAAAAAATTCATACGATTTGACTCCATGGGATAAGATTAAAGAGTTATACAATTACTATAAGTATTTGAAAATATACGAGAGAGATGAAATACGGAAGCATGTTATgcttaaaaaacattttggagCTGAAGTCCCTTCTATATCGGTGTTGAAGAATAATATTGATATGTTCTTCATAAATGTGAATCCTATATTTGAGGGTGTAAGACCTGTGCCTCCATCTGTGGTGTATATAGGTGGGCTTCATCGCAAACCTACCAAGGAACTTCCTATGGTGAGTATGAATCAAAGGTGTTTTAAAAggaatatgtaaaatattagcTTAGTAAATCTTTTTAATTCGTTATTTTCAGTGCGAAAATATTTAAGTgtgatttcaataattattaaagaatgTAACAATGCTTGACTCTGAATCCGAGTACTTCAACTTTTTTATCTGCTCTAACACTAGTGTGTACAACTCTACATTAttgaagtgaaataaaattacctatcaTATGACAATTTTGGGCTTTATAAATGCAGTTGGCCCACCGTCATCATCACATCAATACACACACATTGGCAGATTTCAAAATCATTGCTAATTCTAATTTTGAAGGTGCTACTCTTTTATATATTTCCAGGAACTCAAATCATATCTAGACTCTTCTAAATATGGTGTGATATACATCAGTTTTGGTACAAACGTGGATCCAACTCTGTTACCAGCTGACAGGATCGAAGTTCTAGTGAAAACACTATCTCAGTTGCCTTACGATATTCTATGGAAATGGAACGGTGATGTTCTGCCGGGACGCACGGATAATATTAGGATAGCAAAATGGCTGCCACAGCAAGATCTTCTGCGTAAGTTTGATTTAACAGAATaataacttttactttttaactgaGACAATTGTCGTACAgcccagcaatttatactacgctagaCTCGAtcatttggaaaaaactttttttatgccaagttgcttaaaatgtgtgtttacatacgtcataaaaaattagtgaagaaatatgcaaaaataagaaagttgccggcatcttataaaacgctaagtaaaggtactttttgagggtcactcgatttatattacgccaactattattagcggagttcCGGGGACCTCACTTTGGTCACAcaatccgtgcaacactgcactaactcatagttagcgtagtttcaGTGCCGGTTTTCGTGTGTATACTGTGTTCTGTTTGTAATTATGAActgacttagcgacttttacatagtaaatactaaATGTGTTAACGTATCTGGATTAGTCTTTGAGGGGACTCTAACTTGAGGGTTATTTGGTGATGAATTGGTTTCAGGACATCCAAAAGTAAAACTGTTCATAACACAAGGAGGTCTACAATCAACAGATGAGGCTATAATAGCAGGAGTACCTCTGATTGGTATACCAATGTTTGGAGACCAGAGATTTAATGTGGAAAGATACGTTTATCATAAAATTGGAGTTAAACTTGATATGGACACACTTACTGTAGAAGAATTCAAAAATGCTATTGAAACAGTAATAGGTAATGAAAGGTAAGTTTATGTCATGTGGCTCAATAACATTGAAATTCTATTCTGCCTTCTGGGAACAATTCTGAACTTTTTCTGATTGAGTTTTTGGATATATTgtaagagccatgctttagcacGAATGGACCTAGCAcggttgtgtgaatgaggttaacggaggcccaattcctccttctcattccccgattccccaaaacaCTTGaatacttgtaacgcctctggtgtttcgagtgtcatgaacggcggcgattgcttatcatcaggtgatccgtctgctcgtttaccggcttatgccgtaaaaaaaacaaatatattattttgcacCTGCCTTAAATTGTAACACATAAAATCTCCACAAGCATCTTGCCTATTTAGAATATCAAACCCAAGATGAAGATTTTTAAATGCCAGACTAACACGACTCTCAAAAACTTATTCTATTACTAATCACAAATATAAGATCTGGAAGTCTTTGAATAGACTCTTATGGATTATTTGATGATGAATTACTTTCAGGACATCCAAAAGTAAAGCTATTTATAACACAAGGAGGTCTACAATCAACAGATGAGGCTATAATAGCAGGAGTACCTCTGATTGGTATACCAATGTTTGGTGATCAGAGATTTAATGTGGAAAGATACGTTTATCACAAAATTGGACTGAAACTTGACATGGACACGCTTACTGTAGAAGAATTAAAAAATGCGATTAAAACAGTTATAGGTAATGAAAGGTAAGTTCTTGTTATGTGACTCAATAACATTGAAATTCTATTCTGCCTTCTGGGAACAATTCTGAACTTTGACTAATTGGATTTCTCGATATTTTTAAGATTCTAAGAAGACCTGGCATAGAATTTAAAAT
This genomic interval from Spodoptera frugiperda isolate SF20-4 chromosome 14, AGI-APGP_CSIRO_Sfru_2.0, whole genome shotgun sequence contains the following:
- the LOC126911419 gene encoding UDP-glycosyltransferase UGT5-like, which codes for MSQFPNIQCFIFSALLEYFVESARILAVLPVPSISHQIVYRPLTQELARRGHEVTVITPDPAFPKGKTPPNLTEIDVHDSYKIWTERLNTIPENKERDALEELEIFLDLGYELSDAQLSHEDVKALIKNKKEDYFDLLIIESCETISLGYSHIFTAPVILISSLSQSYDEIDMIGAAIHPILYTSIHKIKNSYDLTPWDKIKELYNYYKYLKIYERDEIRKHVMLKKHFGAEVPSISVLKNNIDMFFINVNPIFEGVRPVPPSVVYIGGLHRKPTKELPMELKSYLDSSKYGVIYISFGTNVDPTLLPADRIEVLVKTLSQLPYDILWKWNGDVLPGRTDNIRIAKWLPQQDLLRHPKVKLFITQGGLQSTDEAIIAGVPLIGIPMFGDQRFNVERYVYHKIGVKLDMDTLTVEEFKNAIETVIGNESYRQNVVSLRNKMYDQPQPPLERAVWWTEHVLRHGGARHLRGPAANMSWAEYLELELVFTLLLGLLTVLLFSILVLYLIWQCVLTKYLRMRIKCE